One genomic segment of Fibrobacter sp. includes these proteins:
- a CDS encoding dUTP diphosphatase: MLNEDEEYCIKIQYLNDEVNRLAKIEKGDWIDLYAAEEVVLKAGEWKLVHLGVAMQLPDGFEAHLAPRSSTFKNWGVLMTNSVGVVDNSYCGPNDWWKMPVYATKDITIEKHSKIAQFRIMKKQPAVTFVECSLADNADRGGFGSTGTK, from the coding sequence ATGTTGAATGAAGATGAAGAATATTGCATTAAGATCCAGTATCTTAATGATGAGGTGAACCGTCTGGCAAAGATCGAAAAGGGTGACTGGATTGACCTTTATGCTGCGGAAGAAGTCGTGCTGAAGGCAGGAGAATGGAAACTAGTCCATCTTGGCGTTGCAATGCAGCTCCCCGATGGGTTCGAAGCTCACTTGGCTCCACGTAGTTCTACGTTCAAGAACTGGGGTGTTCTTATGACCAACAGTGTCGGCGTCGTCGATAATTCCTACTGTGGACCGAATGACTGGTGGAAGATGCCTGTGTATGCAACTAAGGATATCACAATCGAAAAGCACTCCAAGATTGCACAGTTCCGCATCATGAAGAAGCAGCCGGCGGTTACCTTCGTCGAATGCTCACTGGCTGACAATGCTGACCGTGGTGGATTCGGTTCGACGGGTACCAAATAA
- the clpX gene encoding ATP-dependent Clp protease ATP-binding subunit ClpX, with product MPKKNKTDEKKCVGCGGPVTPNAVLLQTGDFICERCVEYMYKIVAMHKNPYAAHPSYGMGSPVPPKSKKPETKASELPHPEEIKEYLDQFVIGQDLAKRALCVAVYNHYKRLDYNATRNTTDVELEKSNILFLGPTGSGKTLLAQTMAKMLDVPFAIADATVLTEAGYVGEDVDSIIVRLLQAADYDVERAERGIIFIDEIDKIARKGGNPSITRDVSGEGVQQGLLKLLEGTVASVPPKGGRKHPEQPLVQVNTKNILFICGGAFEGLDKIVASRVDKGGMGFGARIRHVSEKSLSDMFKQVEPDDLVRFGMMPELIGRLPVYVSLDELSEDALINILSKPKNSILKQYTKVFELDGIELTITDEAKVAIVAETVKRKTGARGLRSVVEQVLQPYMFSMPGKTETKLVIDEQVVLNTFIAEEE from the coding sequence ATGCCTAAGAAAAATAAAACAGACGAAAAGAAATGTGTTGGATGCGGAGGCCCGGTCACGCCGAACGCAGTGCTTTTGCAAACCGGCGATTTTATTTGTGAACGGTGTGTTGAATACATGTATAAGATTGTTGCCATGCATAAGAACCCATATGCTGCGCATCCGTCCTATGGAATGGGTTCTCCCGTGCCTCCCAAGTCCAAGAAACCGGAAACTAAGGCGTCTGAATTGCCGCACCCGGAAGAAATCAAGGAATATCTCGACCAGTTCGTGATCGGTCAGGATCTTGCCAAAAGAGCCTTGTGTGTAGCAGTCTATAACCATTATAAGCGTCTGGACTACAATGCTACTCGCAATACCACCGATGTCGAGCTGGAAAAGTCGAACATACTGTTTTTGGGTCCAACAGGATCCGGCAAGACCCTGCTTGCTCAGACCATGGCAAAAATGCTCGACGTGCCGTTCGCTATTGCCGATGCGACCGTGCTTACCGAAGCTGGCTATGTCGGCGAAGATGTCGATAGTATTATTGTCAGACTCTTGCAGGCAGCTGACTATGACGTTGAACGAGCCGAACGTGGAATCATCTTCATCGATGAAATTGACAAAATTGCCCGTAAGGGCGGTAACCCGTCAATTACACGAGACGTTAGCGGTGAAGGCGTACAGCAAGGCCTGCTGAAGCTTCTTGAGGGTACTGTGGCGTCGGTGCCGCCGAAGGGTGGCCGAAAGCATCCTGAACAGCCTTTGGTGCAGGTCAATACCAAGAACATCTTGTTTATCTGTGGTGGCGCATTTGAAGGTCTTGACAAGATTGTGGCCAGCCGTGTCGATAAGGGTGGTATGGGGTTCGGCGCTCGCATCAGGCATGTGTCCGAAAAAAGCTTGTCAGATATGTTTAAGCAAGTTGAACCGGATGATCTGGTTAGATTTGGGATGATGCCTGAATTGATCGGCCGTCTTCCGGTCTATGTGTCTCTGGATGAATTGAGCGAGGACGCCTTGATCAATATTTTGTCAAAGCCCAAGAATTCTATCCTGAAACAGTATACCAAGGTATTTGAACTTGACGGAATTGAACTGACTATTACTGATGAGGCCAAGGTTGCTATCGTAGCCGAAACCGTGAAACGTAAAACTGGGGCCCGTGGTCTTCGATCCGTTGTGGAGCAAGTGTTGCAGCCGTATATGTTTAGTATGCCCGGTAAGACTGAAACCAAGCTTGTCATTGACGAACAGGTTGTGCTGAATACATTCATTGCAGAGGAGGAATAA
- a CDS encoding AAA family ATPase translates to MNNTNVGVAKNHLFVFEGIDNSGKTTLSKRLADNYFNVGAVWSKEPVFSTEMADKLNSPDSHLSDAEREVIFLEGRIKQQELYNSKTCFLDRYLWTGAAYAKAFSPSIYDFCEALYKSKMIFKRPAMTFFIDTPVEICVEREQMRPNPDPNVNIERLSLVRQSYMDTMHVVDDSPILFLDGKQTPDQLYEIACKTINDILGR, encoded by the coding sequence ATGAATAATACTAATGTTGGTGTGGCTAAGAATCATTTATTTGTTTTCGAAGGTATTGACAACTCAGGCAAGACCACATTGTCGAAGCGTCTAGCTGACAATTATTTTAATGTCGGGGCTGTGTGGAGTAAGGAGCCGGTATTTTCGACGGAAATGGCCGACAAGCTGAATTCTCCCGATAGCCATCTGAGTGATGCCGAACGTGAGGTGATCTTTTTGGAGGGCCGCATAAAGCAACAGGAACTCTATAATTCCAAGACCTGCTTCCTCGACCGTTATCTGTGGACTGGCGCAGCTTATGCCAAGGCATTTTCACCGTCCATATATGATTTCTGTGAAGCTTTATACAAGAGCAAAATGATATTCAAGCGTCCGGCGATGACGTTCTTCATCGACACCCCAGTTGAGATCTGTGTCGAACGTGAACAGATGAGGCCAAATCCTGATCCAAACGTAAACATTGAACGACTTTCTTTGGTTAGACAGTCTTATATGGATACAATGCATGTGGTTGACGATAGTCCGATCCTGTTCCTTGATGGCAAACAGACTCCTGACCAGCTGTATGAAATCGCTTGCAAGACTATCAACGATATTTTGGGCCGTTAA
- a CDS encoding patatin-like phospholipase family protein: MPTKFLGISVNGGGALGIGPLAFMCRLEQDLGKKLSDVSVAYAGTSTGAIIAAGLADGLSAHDMFDLYKANLKKIFEKYPWYKRLNLTCPTYNNAHLKKMLQEVFKGKMSDFKKPIFIPATCTNGASVEKVWDLGDKDIDKWFAILSSTAAPTYFDCVYNGKDCYIDGGMWKNCPIDVLNAGLKNSEYRDRLKILSFNTGLDTPNVESGNKTLIGWGKYILSDWVARAGKSGDYEVMADLGKENVAVASPKNDKKIPMDDTSDETIEYVCNLWNTYYDENKSKFIDFIKA, translated from the coding sequence ATGCCTACAAAGTTTTTGGGTATTAGTGTCAATGGCGGCGGTGCGCTCGGAATTGGACCGTTGGCTTTCATGTGTCGTCTTGAACAGGATCTAGGCAAGAAACTATCAGACGTATCTGTAGCATATGCAGGTACATCTACCGGTGCTATTATCGCCGCCGGCCTTGCCGATGGGTTGTCCGCACACGATATGTTTGACCTGTACAAGGCGAACCTGAAAAAAATCTTTGAGAAGTACCCGTGGTACAAACGTCTGAACCTGACATGTCCTACATACAATAACGCACACCTGAAGAAGATGCTGCAGGAAGTGTTTAAGGGAAAAATGTCAGATTTCAAGAAGCCTATCTTTATTCCAGCAACATGTACCAATGGTGCCAGCGTGGAAAAGGTCTGGGATCTCGGGGATAAGGATATCGACAAGTGGTTTGCAATTTTGTCGTCTACTGCTGCGCCGACATATTTCGATTGCGTATATAATGGCAAGGATTGCTACATTGACGGTGGCATGTGGAAAAACTGCCCGATCGACGTATTGAACGCCGGCTTGAAGAATTCCGAGTACCGTGATCGTCTGAAGATCTTGTCCTTTAATACTGGTCTGGATACGCCAAATGTCGAATCGGGGAACAAAACCTTGATTGGGTGGGGTAAGTATATCCTGTCTGACTGGGTGGCCCGTGCAGGCAAGAGTGGCGATTATGAGGTGATGGCGGACCTTGGCAAGGAAAATGTTGCTGTGGCGTCACCGAAGAATGATAAAAAGATTCCTATGGATGATACCAGTGATGAAACTATCGAATATGTATGTAATTTATGGAATACATACTATGACGAAAATAAGTCGAAATTCATTGATTTCATAAAAGCGTAG